From Salvelinus fontinalis isolate EN_2023a chromosome 30, ASM2944872v1, whole genome shotgun sequence, one genomic window encodes:
- the fbxo9 gene encoding F-box only protein 9 — translation MAESVINSLGIVEDQDGENGSTDDANLYVELNVFRAQWMSELKPNSESNGGNRGLSSRAADLKRKQELAREEKARELFLKAVEEEENGAVYEAIKYYRRAMQIVPDIEFKINYSRSPDPDGSNENDMDGEIEDLLAYFHQQLTLQDNSLKICVPEVDMAQMHISALPPEVLMYIFRWVVSRDLDLRALEQLSLVCRGFYICARDPEIWRSACLRAWGRSCTKLVPFNSWREMFLERPRVRFDGVYISKTAYIRQGEESLDGFYRAWHQVEYYRYLRFFPDGQVMMLTTPEDPLVTVPRLRSRNTRVESIMCGHYRLSQDTDNQTKVFVVVSKRKEEKVAEYQRISRFCRRIPAAPETEHSFHVGLQLSSGGRQSFNKLNWIHHSCHITYRSTGETVVTAFDLDQMYASFYFARVKSYTAFSERPL, via the exons ATG GCTGAAAGCGTTATCAATTCTCTTGGCATTGTAGAAGATCAAGATGGAGAGAATGGAAGTACTGATGATGCAAACCTCTAC GTGGAGCTCAATGTGTTCAGGGCCCAGTGGATGTCTGAACTGAAGCCCAACTCTGAGTCCAATGGGGGGAACCGAGGGCTGTCGTCGAGAGCTGCAGACTTGAAAAGAAAACAGGAACTGGCCCGGGAGGAAAAA GCCAGAGAGTTGTTCCTTAAAGCTGTTGAGGAAGAAGAGAATGGAGCTGTTTATGAAG CAATTAAGTACTATCGCAGGGCAATGCAGATTGTGCCTGACATTGAGTTCAAAATCAACTACAGTCGTTCCCCTGATCCAGATGGCAG CAATGAGAATGACATGGATGGTGAAATAGAGGATCTATTGGCCTACTTCCATCAGCAGCTCACTCTGCAAGACAACTCTCTGAAGATATGTGTTCCTGAGGTGGATATGGCTCAGATGCACATCTCAG CCCTGCCCCCAGAGGTCTTGATGTACATCTTCCGCTGGGTTGTGTCCCGTGATCTGGACCTACGTGCCCTGGAGCAGCTCTCCTTAGTCTGTAGAGGCTTCTACATTTGTGCTAG GGACCCAGAGATTTGGCGTTCGGCCTGTCTGAGAGCGTGGGGCCGGAGCTGTACCAAACTGGTGCCCTTCAACTCCTGGAGGGAGATGTTTCTTGAGAGGCCACGTGTGCGCTTTGATG GTGTTTACATCAGCAAGACGGCATACATCCGTCAGGGAGAGGAGTCCCTTGATGGATTCTATAGGGCTTGGCACCAAGTGGAGTATTACAG ATATCTGCGTTTCTTCCCTGATGGCCAAGTCATGATGCTGACCACGCCTGAGGACCCACTGGTCACTGTTCCCCGTCTACGTAGCAGGAACACCAG GGTGGAGTCCATTATGTGTGGTCATTATCGTCTGTCGCAGGACACAGACAATCAAACCAAAGTCTTTGTTGTTGTCTCCAAGAGAAAAGAAGAG AAGGTGGCAGAGTACCAGAGAATCTCTCGGTTCTGCCGGCGGATCCCAGCGGCGCCCGAGACAGAACACAGCTTTCACGTTGGACTGCAGTTGTCCTCCGGGGGGCGCCAGAGCTTCAACAAGCTGAATTGGATCCACCATTCCTGCCACATCACCTACAG ATCCACCGGAGAGACAGTTGTCACTGCCTTCGACTTGGACCAGATGTACGCATCTTTTTACTTTGCACGCGTGAAGAGCTACACAGCATTTTCTGAACGCCCATTATAG
- the elovl5 gene encoding elongation of very long chain fatty acids protein 5 — protein sequence MEAFNHKLNTYIDSWMGPRDERVQGWLLLDNYPPTFALTLMYLLIVWLGPKYMRHRQPVSCQGLLVLYNLALTLLSFYMFYELVSAVWQGGYNFYCQDTRSAGATDTKIINVLWWYYFSKVIEFMDTFFFILRKNNHQITFLHIYHHASMLNIWWFVMNWVPCGHSYFGASLNSFIHILMYSYYGLSAVPAIRPYLWWKKYITQGQLIQFFLTMSQTICAVIWPCGFPRGWLFFQIFYLVSLIVFFSNFYIQTYKKHRVSQKKAYHQNGSVDSLNGHANGVTPTETITHRKVRAD from the exons ATGGAGGCTTTTAATCATAAACTAAACACATACATAGACTCATGGATGGGTCCCAGAG ATGAACGGGTACAGGGATGGCTGCTGCTAGACAACTACCCTCCAACCTTTGCACTAACACTCATGTACTTGCTGATCGTATGGCTGGGGCCCAAGTACATGAGACACAGACAGCCGGTGTCTTGCCAGGGCCTCCTGGTGCTCTACAATCTGGCCCTCACTCTATTATCTTTCTATATGTTCTATGAG CTGGTGTCTGCTGTGTGGCAAGGGGGTTATAACTTCTACTGCCAAGACACACGCAGTGCGGGAGCGACAGATACTAAG ATCATAAATGTGCTGTGGTGGTACTACTTCTCCAAGGTCATAGAGTTTATGGACACCTTCTTCTTCATCCTACGGAAGAACAACCATCAGATCACgtttctgcacatctaccaccaCGCTAGCATGCTCAACATCTGGTGGTTCGTCATGAACTGGGTGCCCTGTGGTCACT CCTACTTTGGTGCCTCTCTCAACAGCTTCATCCATATCCTGATGTACTCTTACTATGGGCTCTCTGCTGTCCCGGCCATACGGCCCTATCTATGGTGGAAGAAATATATCACACAAGGCCAGCTG ATTCAATTCTTTTTGACCATGTCCCAGACCATCTGTGCAGTCATATGGCCATGTGGTTTCCCCAGAGGCTGGCTGTTTTTCCAAATATTCTATTTAGTCTCGCTTATTGTCTTTTTCTCAAACTTCTACATTCAG ACTTACAAGAAACACCGTGTTTCACAAAAGAAGGCGTATCACCAGAATGGCTCTGTTGATTCACTGAATGGCCATGCGAATGGGGTGACACCCACGGAAACCATTACACACAGGAAAGTGCGGGCGGACTGA